One genomic region from Flagellimonas oceani encodes:
- a CDS encoding N-acetylmuramoyl-L-alanine amidase-like domain-containing protein — translation MKIRIIAAFLMLGAFVNAQKITCSPEDKSLFEAKIADLEQTKASNLGDTIALVGQSFLGTPYVEKTLEVGDTETLVVNFGGLDCTTFVENVLAFSLMLQHQQTAFENFTDNLETVRYRNGDLNGYPSRLHYFTEWIRNNEKKGLVKDITAELGGVELEKPINFMGTHRNLYPFLASDENFESMLAVEKEIAKEKLCYLPQDQIEDKEHLIKSGDILALATSIKGLDVTHTGIAIHQPDGRLHLLHASSKNGEVEISELPLADYLKNIKSNIGIIVARPTLLSL, via the coding sequence ATGAAGATTAGGATAATTGCGGCTTTTTTGATGTTGGGAGCCTTTGTAAATGCACAAAAAATTACCTGTTCTCCTGAGGACAAGTCACTTTTTGAGGCCAAAATCGCTGACTTGGAGCAAACAAAAGCATCAAACTTAGGGGATACCATTGCTTTGGTTGGACAATCCTTTTTGGGAACGCCCTATGTGGAAAAAACCCTTGAAGTCGGCGATACAGAAACCTTGGTCGTGAATTTTGGAGGGCTGGATTGCACCACTTTTGTGGAAAATGTGTTGGCTTTCAGTTTGATGTTGCAGCACCAGCAGACAGCTTTTGAGAATTTTACCGACAATTTAGAGACCGTTCGGTATAGAAATGGTGATTTAAACGGATATCCCTCTCGTCTCCACTACTTTACGGAATGGATTCGCAACAACGAGAAAAAGGGATTGGTAAAAGATATCACTGCGGAACTGGGTGGCGTGGAGCTGGAAAAACCCATCAATTTTATGGGGACGCACCGCAATCTGTATCCATTTTTGGCCAGTGATGAAAATTTTGAGTCCATGTTGGCGGTGGAAAAAGAAATTGCCAAAGAAAAGCTTTGCTATTTGCCACAGGATCAAATTGAAGACAAGGAGCACCTCATCAAATCGGGAGACATTCTTGCCTTGGCCACCTCCATAAAAGGATTGGACGTGACCCATACGGGAATCGCCATCCATCAACCTGATGGAAGATTGCATTTATTGCACGCTTCAAGCAAAAATGGCGAAGTGGAAATCTCAGAATTGCCTTTGGCGGATTACCTGAAAAACATCAAGAGCAATATTGGAATCATAGTGGCAAGACCGACCTTACTTTCGCTTTAG
- the hemA gene encoding glutamyl-tRNA reductase — MRDYHISKHNSFYAVGLSYKKADAEVRGKFSLDVPAIDHILGKAKEIGIDGLLAISTCNRTELYGFAQHPYQLIKLLCDETHGTVEEFQEVAYVYKNHDAISHMFKVGTGLDSQILGDFEIISQIKQGFYRSKKQEMANPFLERLCNAVIQASKRIKNETEISSGATSVAFASVKYILDNVDDISNKNILLFGTGKIGRNTCENLVKHSNNSHITLINRTREKAEDIAGKFHLTVKDYGDLQTEIRKADILVVATGAQLPTVSKALIYPKKPLLVLDLSVPKNVSDDVKELDNVTLVHLDQLSQITDETLTKRKEYVPKAEAIIEKVKKDFLKWLETRKFAPVINALKDKLNTMKTEEIDFQTKKIEGFDQLQAEIISDRIIQKITKQFANHLKSNEVDTDDSLELIQKVFQLELHSK; from the coding sequence ATGAGGGACTACCATATTTCAAAACATAATTCCTTCTATGCCGTTGGTTTGAGTTACAAGAAGGCGGATGCAGAGGTTAGAGGAAAGTTCAGTCTGGATGTTCCTGCCATTGACCATATTTTGGGCAAGGCCAAGGAAATCGGAATTGATGGTCTTCTGGCCATCTCTACTTGTAACCGTACCGAACTCTACGGTTTTGCGCAACATCCCTACCAGCTCATCAAGTTGCTTTGTGACGAGACCCACGGAACGGTTGAAGAGTTTCAGGAAGTGGCCTACGTGTACAAAAACCACGATGCCATTTCGCATATGTTCAAAGTGGGAACTGGTCTTGACAGTCAGATTTTGGGCGATTTTGAAATCATCAGCCAAATAAAACAAGGCTTTTATCGCTCCAAAAAGCAAGAAATGGCCAATCCGTTCTTGGAACGTTTGTGCAATGCCGTGATTCAGGCCAGCAAGCGCATCAAAAACGAAACGGAAATATCTTCTGGTGCCACATCCGTAGCTTTTGCTTCGGTAAAATATATTTTGGACAATGTAGACGACATCTCCAACAAGAACATCCTCTTGTTCGGAACGGGGAAAATTGGAAGAAATACCTGTGAAAACCTGGTGAAGCATTCCAATAATTCCCACATTACATTGATCAACCGAACTCGGGAAAAGGCGGAGGACATTGCGGGCAAATTTCATTTGACCGTAAAGGATTATGGGGATCTGCAAACCGAGATACGCAAAGCTGATATTCTTGTAGTCGCCACGGGTGCCCAATTGCCCACCGTTTCCAAAGCACTCATCTATCCCAAAAAACCCTTGTTGGTGTTGGACCTTTCGGTACCTAAAAATGTATCGGACGATGTGAAGGAACTGGACAATGTGACCTTGGTGCATCTAGATCAACTCTCGCAGATTACCGACGAGACCTTGACCAAACGAAAAGAATACGTTCCCAAAGCGGAGGCTATCATAGAAAAAGTAAAAAAGGATTTCCTGAAATGGCTGGAAACCCGCAAGTTTGCCCCTGTGATCAATGCACTCAAGGACAAACTGAACACGATGAAAACCGAGGAAATCGATTTTCAGACCAAAAAAATTGAAGGATTCGACCAACTTCAGGCAGAAATTATCTCCGACCGGATCATCCAAAAAATCACCAAACAGTTTGCCAACCACTTAAAGAGCAACGAGGTGGATACCGATGACAGTCTGGAACTGATCCAGAAAGTATTTCAGCTAGAACTCCACTCCAAATGA
- a CDS encoding mechanosensitive ion channel family protein, with protein sequence MESFYDNVSKESLIYLGVTLLVLIILYWGTSVLMKRLGKNPKYLLPKSAFRRLAFPLVLIFISILLRMKALRDLLNLEDAEYWFKKASTILFIFAMAWAMIALLKIIKKAVIQNYDIGVADNLKARKVYTQFTILERIFIFIIILLATGFMLMSFEEIREVGISIFASAGVAGIIIGFSAQQFIGTILAGIQIAIAQPIKLDDVVIVEGEWGRIEEITLTYVVVSIWDKRRLIVPTPYFINQPFQNWTKTSSELLGTIFLYMDYNVPFDKIREAQTEILNNTDLWDGKVNVVQVTDTKPNYVEIRTLVSAKDSPTGWDLRVHVREKLIEYLQENYPESIARTTRLTVERKDDKNED encoded by the coding sequence ATGGAGTCCTTTTACGACAACGTTTCCAAAGAATCGCTCATTTACTTGGGTGTGACCCTGCTTGTCCTCATTATTCTGTATTGGGGCACTTCGGTCCTAATGAAACGTTTGGGCAAGAATCCTAAATATTTGCTGCCCAAAAGTGCTTTTCGGCGCTTGGCCTTCCCATTAGTATTGATTTTTATATCAATTCTCCTACGAATGAAGGCGCTCCGCGACCTATTAAATTTGGAAGACGCGGAGTACTGGTTTAAAAAAGCAAGTACCATTCTCTTCATTTTTGCCATGGCCTGGGCAATGATCGCTTTGCTCAAAATCATCAAAAAAGCGGTCATTCAAAATTATGACATTGGAGTTGCGGACAATTTAAAGGCACGAAAGGTCTATACCCAGTTCACTATATTGGAACGCATTTTTATCTTCATTATAATTCTGTTGGCTACCGGCTTTATGCTGATGAGTTTTGAAGAAATCCGCGAAGTGGGCATCAGTATTTTTGCTTCTGCGGGAGTCGCGGGAATCATCATCGGTTTTTCGGCACAGCAGTTTATCGGGACAATTTTGGCAGGTATCCAAATTGCCATTGCCCAGCCCATAAAACTGGATGATGTGGTCATTGTGGAAGGCGAATGGGGCCGCATCGAAGAGATTACCCTTACCTATGTTGTGGTGAGCATTTGGGACAAAAGACGTTTGATAGTGCCCACGCCCTACTTTATCAACCAACCGTTCCAAAACTGGACCAAGACGTCCTCTGAACTGTTGGGGACGATATTTTTATATATGGACTACAATGTTCCGTTCGATAAAATCAGGGAAGCGCAAACTGAAATTTTGAACAATACCGACCTTTGGGACGGCAAGGTAAATGTGGTGCAAGTCACCGACACCAAACCCAATTATGTGGAGATACGCACCTTGGTAAGTGCCAAAGACTCGCCAACGGGTTGGGATTTGCGGGTACATGTCCGTGAGAAGCTTATTGAATATTTACAAGAAAACTATCCAGAGAGCATTGCGAGAACCACCCGATTGACTGTTGAACGTAAAGATGATAAAAATGAAGATTAG
- a CDS encoding helix-turn-helix transcriptional regulator, producing the protein MKNIASGSYDEILVEDGIYILKIQNDAKEPKLIERDIDSSYIQFHFCLKGKSKFNFNEGNYYLEVNEENSLLLYNTQKDLPLDLVVSPGSWLVSVVMTIRKFHSLFSDEADYIPFLSDDNKEKKYYSQEMVSPATAVVLSQLMNFNLHPSVKKLYLKGKVYELISLYFNKTEDADLEQCPYLADEDNVRRIRMAKEIMISRMAEPPTLAELSQEVGLSLKKLKEGFKQIYGDSVFGFLFDYKMEYARKMLETGKHNVNEVGLKVGYSTASHFIASFKKKFGTTPKKYLTSNV; encoded by the coding sequence ATGAAAAATATCGCTAGCGGTTCTTATGACGAAATTTTGGTCGAGGACGGGATTTATATACTTAAAATTCAAAACGATGCCAAAGAACCTAAACTTATTGAACGTGATATTGACAGCTCTTACATTCAATTTCACTTTTGTTTAAAAGGAAAGTCCAAGTTTAATTTTAACGAGGGAAACTATTATTTGGAGGTCAATGAAGAAAACTCCTTGTTGCTCTACAATACCCAAAAAGATTTGCCTCTGGACTTGGTAGTTTCACCGGGTTCTTGGTTGGTATCCGTAGTGATGACCATCAGAAAGTTTCATTCCCTGTTTTCGGATGAAGCTGATTATATCCCTTTTTTAAGTGATGATAACAAGGAAAAGAAATATTACTCACAGGAAATGGTGTCGCCGGCAACTGCCGTTGTGTTGAGCCAGTTGATGAATTTCAACCTGCATCCATCCGTCAAAAAACTGTATTTAAAAGGCAAGGTCTACGAATTGATCTCGCTCTATTTCAACAAAACCGAGGATGCCGATTTGGAACAATGCCCCTATTTGGCCGATGAGGACAATGTGCGTCGTATCCGTATGGCCAAGGAGATCATGATTTCCCGAATGGCCGAGCCGCCAACATTGGCCGAACTGTCTCAAGAAGTGGGGTTGAGCCTTAAAAAGTTGAAAGAAGGCTTCAAACAGATCTACGGAGACTCCGTATTTGGTTTTTTGTTCGATTATAAAATGGAATATGCCCGCAAAATGTTGGAAACCGGGAAGCACAATGTCAACGAAGTAGGACTAAAGGTCGGGTACAGTACTGCAAGTCATTTTATAGCCTCTTTTAAAAAGAAGTTCGGCACAACACCCAAAAAATACTTAACTTCCAACGTCTAA
- the hemC gene encoding hydroxymethylbilane synthase, with amino-acid sequence MSKIIRIGTRDSELALWQATTVQQKLEALGYDTILVPTKSLGDQVLDKPLYELGVTGIFTKTLDVALLKGDIDIAVHSMKDVPTKLPKGIVQVAVLERAMTYDILVHKGSNFLENDQPATIATGSLRRKAQWLNKYPNHKVVDLRGNVNTRLLKLIENDWQGAIFAQAGLERIKLLPKDAIQLDWMIPAPAQGAMLVVAKEEDDFTKEALDKLNHSETEISTTIEREFLRTLEGGCTAPIGALAQIKDHMVYFEGVVFSLDGKQKIEIKKEAKLSDAKNLGKASAQEVLQKGGDKLMQEIRNENSTVH; translated from the coding sequence ATGAGCAAAATAATCCGCATTGGAACCCGCGACAGCGAATTGGCGCTGTGGCAAGCCACCACCGTGCAACAAAAGCTGGAAGCACTTGGGTACGACACCATTTTGGTGCCGACCAAATCTTTGGGAGACCAAGTATTGGACAAGCCACTTTACGAGTTGGGCGTTACGGGCATTTTTACCAAGACCTTGGATGTTGCCCTGCTCAAAGGAGACATTGACATTGCGGTACACTCTATGAAAGATGTGCCCACCAAGCTGCCGAAAGGAATAGTACAAGTTGCGGTTTTGGAGCGCGCGATGACCTACGATATTTTGGTTCACAAAGGGTCCAATTTTTTGGAAAACGACCAACCTGCCACCATTGCCACAGGCAGTTTGCGCCGAAAAGCCCAGTGGCTGAACAAATATCCCAACCACAAAGTGGTTGATCTTAGGGGAAATGTAAACACCAGGCTCCTAAAACTCATTGAAAACGATTGGCAAGGCGCCATTTTTGCACAGGCCGGATTGGAACGCATCAAACTATTGCCCAAAGATGCCATTCAATTGGATTGGATGATTCCCGCCCCAGCGCAAGGTGCGATGTTGGTCGTGGCCAAGGAAGAGGACGATTTCACCAAAGAAGCATTGGACAAACTCAACCATTCCGAAACTGAAATCAGTACTACTATTGAGCGTGAATTCTTGCGCACTTTGGAAGGTGGCTGTACTGCTCCGATTGGCGCTTTGGCGCAAATAAAAGACCATATGGTTTATTTTGAAGGTGTTGTTTTCTCTTTGGATGGAAAGCAGAAAATCGAAATCAAAAAAGAAGCAAAGCTATCGGATGCCAAAAACCTAGGAAAAGCAAGCGCCCAAGAAGTGTTGCAAAAAGGAGGCGACAAATTGATGCAAGAAATCAGAAATGAAAACAGTACTGTCCACTAA
- a CDS encoding ThuA domain-containing protein — MRIFTLSLLAFCFMFQMAAQDTPTTESEAKKMPELVLIFTKTKGWRHKSIEKGVQTLRELGRQNGFIALQTESGEDFTASNLKNYKLVVFLSTTLDVLNDAQQRAFESYIKGGGAFLGIHAASDTEFDWPWYGKLVGGYFVSHPNDPNVRQAKIDVVSKAHPSTEHLQDSWTRTDEWYNFKDLNPDVTVLLNLDETTYEGGTNGSNHPIAWYHEFDGGRAFYTGGGHTEESYDEPMFRQHLLGAIEWCLKRK; from the coding sequence ATGAGAATCTTCACATTATCCCTGCTTGCCTTTTGTTTTATGTTTCAAATGGCTGCGCAAGACACACCTACAACCGAATCGGAAGCTAAAAAAATGCCCGAGTTGGTACTGATATTTACAAAAACCAAGGGTTGGAGGCATAAGTCCATAGAAAAAGGAGTGCAGACCTTAAGAGAACTTGGTAGGCAAAACGGCTTTATCGCTTTACAAACGGAATCAGGGGAGGATTTTACAGCATCAAACCTTAAAAATTACAAACTTGTTGTGTTTTTAAGCACCACGTTGGATGTGTTGAACGACGCACAGCAACGTGCATTTGAATCGTACATAAAAGGAGGAGGTGCTTTTTTGGGCATTCATGCCGCATCGGATACCGAATTTGATTGGCCTTGGTACGGTAAGTTGGTCGGGGGTTATTTTGTGAGCCATCCCAACGACCCCAACGTCCGGCAGGCAAAAATTGATGTGGTGAGCAAGGCGCATCCGTCCACGGAGCACTTACAGGATTCCTGGACTAGAACCGATGAGTGGTACAACTTTAAGGATTTAAATCCGGACGTTACTGTTTTGCTCAATTTGGATGAGACCACTTACGAAGGCGGAACCAACGGCTCCAATCACCCCATAGCTTGGTATCACGAGTTTGATGGTGGAAGGGCTTTTTACACCGGAGGAGGCCATACCGAAGAGTCCTATGACGAACCCATGTTCCGTCAACACCTTTTGGGAGCGATTGAATGGTGCCTAAAGCGAAAGTAA